One Penaeus vannamei isolate JL-2024 chromosome 27, ASM4276789v1, whole genome shotgun sequence genomic window carries:
- the LOC138866862 gene encoding dentin sialophosphoprotein-like, whose protein sequence is MTLAVSLADSGFRNDLPSAAGPSGLPTGRPGSVLGGPGHLGLVLGAGVEAGAVVLAAVFTTQLYRRAFLVIQLLVAAALALGVTAALQLLHDRWLDVDALATALRFLGVLAMGGARVGLGVVTVEVVPTIARGSAVGLCAAHAAVGEMCAPLLAMVADMTYPSVPWVASAASCLLAALLALLLPETSGTTLPDVVEEAEVIGLWFRGEVIKSCDSAYGRSPFWVEVDGLIVSRSASDAGPDDDDDRFASLERALDSQLHLERSPTGARVSRFGRGAGSSHLMALPRVPARRKDRNGESSRSSYSLPSSGSIVSLVDVSKINGNNSDSTDSNSSADRAHSNELGNDKKEVSSAENPEGATQSQGAGFSNRDQGRRVSEEEGKREGIEEFMASGNLSSYSIENDVSISVCSLKFKHIRRPVSPTDRRMKSKNGSLVTRSTSERRESRTLIEEYISRNFSSSKEDISTASTSSLTEISTDASDGTRMTKPSAVLQECLRIARNKENTTKDENRKINVLKKSTASASKENSHISSIEPTYPLQDDAPQASSQTQTLVSISRSTKAPTGHSGSRTEPEEASTKNQRDSAPTPSKTGYKTLSQLSEENSPDSLVGTQVVTRGNPKQENKDKNKGSSDNTTVSDVREQDFVFRKAIVMTDLDETNL, encoded by the exons ATGAC GCTCGCCGTGTCGCTGGCAGACAGTGGGTTCCGGAACGACCTGCCTTCCGCGGCTGGTCCTTCGGGGCTGCCGACGGGACGCCCGGGCTCCGTGTTGGGCGGCCCGGGGCACCTCGGCCTGGTGCtcggggcgggcgtggaggcgggGGCGGTGGTGCTGGCGGCTGTGTTCACGACGCAGCTCTACCGTCGCGCCTTCCTCGTCATCCAGCTCCTTGTCGCGGCCGCGCTTGCCCTCGGGGTCACGGCGGCGCTACAGCTGCTGCACG ATCGCTGGCTGGACGTCGACGCCCTCGCAACGGCACTGAGATTCTTGGGCGTCCTGGCGATGGGCGGCGCGCGGGTGGGCTTGGGCGTGGTGACAGTCGAGGTCGTGCCCACAATCGCCCGAGGCTCGGCCGTGGGCCTCTGTGCCGCCCACGCTGCAGTGGGGGAAATGTGCGCGCCCCTTCTCGCCATGGTG GCGGACATGACGTACCCCTCCGTGCCGTGGGTCGCCTCTGCCGCGAGCTGCTTACTGGCGGCGCTGTTGGCCCTGCTGCTGCCCGAGACGTCCGGCACCACTCTGCCCGACGTGGTGGAGGAAGCCGAGGTCATCGGCCTGTGGTTCCGCGGCGAGGTCATCAAGAGCTGCGACAGCGCCTACGGCAGGAGTCCTTTCTGGGTCGAAGTCGACGGTCTGATCGTGAGCAGGAGCGCGTCCGACGCCGGcccggacgacgacgacgaccgaTTCGCGAGCCTCGAGCGCGCCCTTGACTCGCAGCTCCACCTTGAGCGGTCGCCGACGGGCGCTCGGGTGTCGCGGTTCGGGCGCGGCGCCGGGTCTTCGCACCTCATGGCCCTCCCGCGTGTCCCCGCGCGGAGGAAGGATAGGAATGGCGAGTCCTCTCGCTCGTCCTATTCCTTGCCTTCCTCTGGCTCCATCGTGTCGCTGGTCGACGTCAGTAAAATTAACGGCAACAATTCTGACTCCACCGACTCGAATTCCTCCGCAGACCGAGCACATTCCAACGAACTTGGCAATGACAAGAAGGAAGTATCATCGGCGGAGAATCCAGAAGGAGCGACCCAAAGCCAAGGCGCTGGCTTCAGCAACAGGGATCAAGGCAGACGAGTGTCCGAGGAAGAGGGCAAACGTGAAGGAATTGAGGAATTTATGGCCTCTGGCAACCTTTCTTCGTACTCGATTGAAAATGACGTCAGCATCTCAGTTTGTTCACTAAAGTTCAAGCACATCCGACGACCTGTCAGTCCCACAGACCGCAGAATGAAATCCAAAAACGGATCTCTGGTTACGAGAAGCACCTCCGAGCGACGCGAAAGCAGAACTTTGATTGAAGAATACATATCAAGGAATTTCAGTAGTTCCAAAGAAGACATCTCTACCGCAAGCACATCCAGCCTGACTGAAATAAGTACCGATGCTTCAGACGGTACTAGAATGACGAAACCTTCCGCTGTTCTCCAGGAATGCCTGCGAATAGCTCGgaacaaagaaaacacaacaaaagacgaaaacagaaaaataaacgtaCTAAAGAAATCCACGGCGTCGGCGTCTAAAGAAAACAGTCATATCAGTTCCATCGAGCCAACATACCCGCTACAGGACGACGCTCCCCAGGCCTCTTCTCAAACCCAAACTCTCGTCTCGATTTCGCGAAGCACCAAAGCTCCAACGGGACACAGCGGGTCCAGGACTGAGCCGGAGGAGGCAAGTACCAAAAACCAGAGAGACAGCGCTCCAACACCGTCTAAAACCGGTTACAAGACTCTGAGTCAGCTTAGCGAAGAGAACAGTCCCGATTCTCTCGTTGGAACGCAGGTAGTAACGAGAGGAAAtcctaaacaagaaaacaaagacaaaaacaaaggcaGTTCAGATAATACAACAGTCTCTGATGTCCGAGAACAAGATTTTGTTTTCCGAAAAGCAATTGTTATGACAGACCTCGATGAGACTAATCTATGA